The DNA sequence TCCCACTAGTTCTTCGATCAGCTGGCCCAACTATACCCCAATCCTCAACCTAATGGGTGTCACCTCTCTGGCAGTTGGCCAAATTATTTAAACAAGCCAATCCCATTCTCCCAGGATAGCCAAGGGTCACTCATCCTCTCATTCATATGAAACCTGTTACCCACAGCCCCTACTTGTTCATTCTATACCCAAGTGCAACTCCAGATGGCCCTGCATGGGTGTAGTGTCCTTCTCCCCTGGGCTCTGAGTGTATGTGACTAATTTACTGCTGTCAGTCTCATCTGCTCAGTGTCCAGGCAAGAGAAAACTGCCTTCATCAATGGGGTAAAAAGGAGGTGGTCAGAATAGCATACTTGAATCTCAACATCTTCATGAAGCTTTCCTAGACTATACCAATAACATAATGATCATGCCTTCCTTCAAGTTAATTTTGATTTATtacttgattactgtagtttttatGTAGAAGAAAAGCTAAGGTCAAGGACTGTGTCTTCTGCAACTTTGTTTCCAAATACATAAGTTGGGCACATAGCAGGACTAGCAACCTGCTGTGGATTTGTCAGGTCATAGCAAACGCCTTGGTACCCCTCTCATATCCCTTTGCTCTTGTCACTTCAGTGCACACCTGTCCACTCCCACCTGCCAACACCTGCATTTCTTTGTCTGGCTTCCAGATTCCTGTTGGCTACTTGCATAGCATTTCCAGAGCAGCCCTCACCAGTGACTTCTGAAAGCTGGTGTATAAATATCtcagctccctccctcctccccgctCCTGGGTGATCTCTGAGGTGTGATCTACACCTGCTCTAAGAGTTCCTCAGCAGGAATAAGCTCCAGTTGCCCCCAGTGGAAACTTGTTCATTAACACAACCTGTATTgactgccttcccttccctgcctcaaTTCCCACCCCTTTATAGGTGCTTCCTGGTGTCACCTGCACATGGGTTTTTGTTTCAGAGTCTGTTGGGAATAAACCAAACTAAGACACAGGTATAAggctgtgtgctaggcactgtgcagACAGAAAGAAGGCATATGATTAATGAGCTTGAAATACAAGGTTCTTTGGAAAAGACCATCTGTATTTCCATACACAGCATAAGATTGGAAAGACAGGTTGGCCTTGGATTACAAAGGCTGTGGGATGCTAGACTCAGGGTTTGGCATGCATTCTGTAAAGGACTTGGCTTGTAGGAACTTCTGCAGGTTTTGtgaacaatgaaatattttaagaagattCATCAATGGTAATATTCTGATGCTTAATATGGATGAGTGTGGATTTCAGGGGACAGGAGCCCCTGAAGGGGTGGAGAGACAGGCTGGAGGAGCATTATGAAGGTCCAGCCATAACTTGCCAAGAAATGAGGCTGGAGAGACAGTTGCCCAGACTTGGTGTGGTGCTGAGCACAAAGGGTGGGTAGGTATGGGTGGggcagagaaaaaggcaaagaatgATGGTGATGTTTCCTGCCTGGGTGAAATGGTAGAACTGCTGATGGAACTGAGACCACCTGGGCAGAACTGGTTTGGGCTGAAAAAGGAACTACTTTTTGTGTCGTAACAGGATAGTTGTTTCCTAAGAAACTCCTATGTTACCAAAAAACCCTGACATGATAAAGACAAAAGTTTCAATGAGAAAAAAGGATGAGGACAGTGATAACTTCTCTCTTTAGGCATAggataaaaatgcagattcctggaacTTAGCCCACGGGattcccattcagtaggctggGGTAGGGCCCAGGAATCTGATTTTGTATTATTGTATCAAATGATGCTTTGTATCATTTCACTCGGGGAATTTTGTGCTGCTGGTTAATAGGTACATTTCATAAACACTGGTTGCAGGGCTGGAGAGCCTCAGAGTTGTAATAACAAAATTGTTCTTCTTGAAGGAATTATGTTATAAAGAGGAAGATGACTTTTAAACCTGTATTTGTTATTtatcataaatgaaaaataatcaacTGCTTGATTAAAGAGGACAACAAACCTAAACAGCACTCAGAACGAGGGAAAAATGGAAGAGGTGAAAGgagacaaaagagagaaaagatgatGAAAAAACACGTTATCAAAATGAGTTTCAGCACAGCTCACAATGGTGGACAAGAGGATGCGACCCCAGTTGTCCCCCTCAAACAGACCCACTGGTGGTCCACGGCTGGCCTACACCTGTTTACATAACTAAAACGTGTCAGATTTGTCACAAGCTGTTTTAGAAATTTTaccttatatatttataatagagcAAGGACTTCCAGGACATCTCATGCAAATGTATGCAAATGATCCATGGATATATGCaaaaaagcaaagacaagcatgtccttctctttctTGCAAACAAGCCCtgttatcttattttaaaattagttgtgCAAAGAAGTCACTAGAAAcaagagtacatactgtatggttccattttTATGGTCTAAGAATAGGTAAAATTAAACTGGGATGATAGAAATGAGATCAGTGATTGTGTGTGGGAGGGAGAATGACTGGTAAGGGGCACAAGGAAGTTTTctaggtgatggaaatgttctctatctTGATCAGGGTAGTGGTTCCAGGAAAAACTTGGTACATGTTATCTTGATGGGAAGCTGCCCTGGTTAACTTTGATGTGGTTTCTAAGCAGTAAGCTGACTACACTTTCTCCTCTTACTTTTGCATTTGATGGCACTCAAGGTCATGTGACATGCCTGCATCTGAAGTGGACATGGTATCTGGGGGCATGGCCCAGAGCTGGGGCACTCAAGAATCTCACCCTTGCCCCTATTTGGGGTGACATCAGCCAGAACTGGAGAAAACAGGTTTCCTCTTGCCCCGTGATGGATCAGTGAGCACTCACATCTGGACCAATGCCAACGTGTCAGGGATGAAGTGAGGGAAGGTGCAGCCTGGCCCAGAACCTGCCGTTAGCCCTGCCCCACATCCTCACCTGTCGAGAGCGATGGCCAGCAGGGCGTTGGTGGAGACGTAGAGTGACACGGTCCGCAGGTAGTTGACAGAGGCACAGAGCACGTGGCCGTGCTCCCAGGAGAGCTGGCGCACCACATAGTAGTCCATCTCGAAGGGGCAGCAGATGATAGCCACCAGGAAGTCGGAGATGGCCAGGTTAGCAATTAGCAGGTTGGTAAGGTTGCGCAGCTTCTTATAGCGGGCAAGGGCAGCAATAAAGACAAAGTTGCCGATGCCACAAACCAGCATGATGCCTGCCAGGGCCACACCAATGACTATCTTGGCTGCAAAGAAGGTCCGGGTCTTGGTCATGTCCTCATCCTCATCCAGAGGGAGGTCGTAATCACTGTAACTGAAGttgaaggggagggaggaggcatgGTCTTGGTGTGGAGTGAAGTTGGGTGCAAAACTACTGTTGCCATTCTGGGTTGCCATGGGGAAGCTTGGAGGTGGAGTGGAGTGTGGGAGTCTCAGGGGTCTGAGCACTCTGAGCAGGGGATCCAGACCTTCTGCTCTCATGAGGTCAGAGAGCCTAGGACCCTGCTCACACCTCTGGGGAGAGTCAACCTGCAATCCCGGATCCTGGAAGGAGACACAGCCAACTGATAATATGCAGAACACCTGGTAGTATTCCCCCAGGGCTCTCCAGGTATAGGCCAACCAGACCCAGTGCCTACCCACAGACAGAACTACCCAGGGTGCAAGGGGAGAGGAGATCTGACATCTGGAAATTGGGCTCAAAGAAATTGATCCACAGGCTGTCATAAGTCCTAGGAATAGGAAAGATTGGACTCTCTCGAGACACCCAAGAAGAATGTGCATGTTTGCCTTTTCCCCAGAGGCCAGGATCAGTTTGCCTGCCTAGCCAtactccccttcctccaccaaCTCCCACAGGgtcttctggaagttttataaAGCCGCTCAAGCAGCTGGCCCAGGCTTCTATGGCAGTCACAATCCTGCACCATCTCCTGGCAGGGACAACAAAGCCAGAGGACTGGGAGGCGGCAGGGTCTCTCCTCCAAAACAGTTCACTGCTCCTTCTGCCCTGGCGAAGCCAGAGACTTGGAGATCACCAAATCCACTTTCACATTGACAGGCTGAGGTTACAGGAAGGTTTACAATCTTCCCTGCTGCCTAGGCCAGAGCATGGCACATAGTGGGGGCGGGACAGgaatctgttgaatgaatgaatgaaaataccaGGATTCTGCAAGAAGCTGGCTGTGGGTGGCAGCGAATTCCCTGCTGCTCCTCGTGCTTAGGCAACCggctgtaaagaaaaaaatcctttgtctgcttcccctccctgctcccacccttTTGATCTGCTTCCTTGTCCCCTTCATGAGGCCCCCAGTTCCTATCTCAGAATCAGCCCTGACTGGGAGGCACTACATCTTATCACCAAGGTGTGTGTCCTCTGAAAGTGGTGGCTGCTCCAAGACCTGGCTTAATTCTAAACAGCTCCCAAGGCCAGGGTGGCCAGCGAGGACCAAGGAGTGCCTGAGGGCTGAACTGCCCCTCATTGCCTACGTCCTTTATACTCTCAGTGCCTCAGGATGCCCATACGAGAGGAAAATAAAGTGTCTGAAGTTGTGAGCCCTCAGGCGATAGGGCACCTTTCGGTTCAAGGCGTTGGAGGGACAGGAAAAAAATCCCTATCCCAACACCCGCAGGATGGGGAACACAGCCGTCCAGCTACGAACGGCCGAACATCCCACCCGCTCTCCCTGAACCCCCGCCGCCCCTAGGACACCTGGGAACGACTTGGGGCCGCGGGATGCCGGTAGCAAAAACAGGACCACACTGGACAGTGCGATGGGCCCGGCCATATGAGAAGAGCCCGGAGCGACGGCCAGCGGCAGTAACAGCGACAGCAGTAGCAGAGCTGCAACCCGCGGCACCCCGCCTGCTGCGTGCCCGAGGTTAAAAACCTCCAGAAGTGAGGATCAAGGGGGCCCTCCGCGTCGCCTCTTCGTCACCCGCGAGGCCCCAGTCCGCGCAGACACGGCTCAGGAGTCACGCCGTCTGGGCTTCTCTGCTCGGTGGCTCTCTAGTTCCCAGACCCCAGAGGAGACCCCAGAGGCTGAGGCAGATCCTGGCCCCACTGTCGCGGGGTAAATTCCCTGCCCTCGACCCACTCCAGGAGCCCCTCCCTTCCCTTATTAGCCGCCCGGAGAGGCCGCACGGTCCCCGGAGGCGCCGCCCTGGCAGGGGCGGGAATCGATCCAGAAATTTGGGCTCTGAAAGCAAAGCACGCGGGGCTTCCGGGCTGGAAGAAAAATGGGGGTAGGGGTCGGATGCGGCGAGCGGGAATGTCCCAGAGACGcttgctcttctctgctcacCTCTGGCGGGTGCCGCTGTCTCGCCCTCCCGGGGGCTCTGGCGCTCGCCTGCCAGCCCCCTACCCGCGGGCTCCGCTGGCCGCGCGCGCACTCCCGTGCCAGCTTCCCGTCCTCTGCCCATCCCAGCGGGCCTGCGGCGGGTGGGGGCCTCTCCCGACACCAACTCCTCCACGTCCAGCCAGCCTGGTAGAATCCCATACTGGCGGGAGGCAGAGCAGCCCGAATCCCGCGGAGAAAGAGGTGGGTGTCAGCAACCCAGCCAGGGCGGCGTGCTGCGCGTAGTTCAGCACCTACCTGCCTCGGCGCCTCCTACCCGCGCGCTCCGCGGCCCGGCCGCTCGGTTCCCGCCTCTGGGACCCGGACCTGCGCGTGCCGAGGCGCGGCGCCTGGCTGTTGCTCTTTCTTCCTCGCTCCAGCGCGCTTCCCGGGCGCGTCTCGGTCTCTGTCTTCCCGCTGGAGTTGGCGCTCCGCCCCCGCAGCTCCTTGCCAAGCCTCGGACCCGGCCCGGTGCGCCCCGCCCCGCGCTTGACTCCGCCCTGGGTCCCCTGCCAACCCCCGCGCGGAGGCAGAGGGTGGGCGCTCCGCTTCTGCACCTGGTGTGCTCAGGGCGCAGGACGCACCGAGCTCTGGCCTCCTTAGCGTGACCCCCCGCAAGGGGTTTCTGCTCCCTGGCGCCCCGGTGTGAATGGGACCCCAGCAGCCAGGTTCAGATGGTGAGATTCCGAGGAACCCGCAAAGCCCTGTGCGCCCTGCCGTGGCGGCTCATGAGCGTCGCCGGTGGGAGAGCTGAGCGCGTCCTGTCTTCGGCTGGAGCCCAGTGCCAGCATCTGCTCCCGCTACAAGGTGACTCCAGGAGGAGCCCGGGGTGCATTGCATTCTGCCTGGGAACTGGTGCTGGGTAGACTCCGAGGAGTTCGGAATGAAACTTTTTGGGCTGGGCCATTGTAGTGGAGGAGGCCCCCCGCTCTAGGAGGAAGGTGGGGAATGGCCGCAGTTTGTGCTGCTCAAAGCCCCTACCCTGAAATCCTTACGCAAACCCTGCAATGCCCACCACTGCCGGATTCGTTGGCCATTCAAAGACCAGTCCAGTTAGGCTGCTTCTGCCAGTCTGGCGGGAGACTCTCGAGCACTCCATCTTGCTTCCAAAAGACTCTGATTTTAGTCAATTTCCATGACTTCCTGGTCCTTGGTTTCCTTATACTTTGAGCGAGGGGGTTAAACAATCAGGACCTGCTCATTCTAACTGCTGGAAAGCACGGAGGGAGGCTCTGGGTTTACAGAATTGGGACCGGAAGCTGAGGCTGGAGATCCAAGTTCGAAGGGTTGCTTACCTTTAAAACCCAGCGGGTTATTGACATCATGGAATATGGATTCTGCTTTGTCAGATCTTCCCATTTTTCCAGAAAGTCTGGGATTTCAGAACTTTATAACCACTCTGTTGGGTTAGTTAAAATGAAAACCTTGTGTTGGCCAAACAAAACGTATCTCAGGATGCATAAAAAAGTCCATTGAGGTGCCCACTTAAAATTCCTGAATAGATGATCAGAAAGCCCTTTGGCCAAGTGGTGATCTTCTGTGATTCTGCCTTTCCCACATTATGTGGGACTAACtccaccttcctcctccccttgaaaaactttttattttttccaactttattgagatatagttgacatgtagcattgtgtaagtttaaggtatataatgtgatgatttgatatgtgtatattttgtgaaatgattaccataatcaTGATAACGTGAAATAATTACCTCACCTTTTTTTgggtggtgagaacatttaagatttactctctcgACAACTTAcaagtttataatacagtattgttaactatagtcaccacactgtatattatatcccccagaacttattcatcttataattaaaactttgtaccctttgaccaacatcctCCATTTCCCCTGCCCctgagcccctggcaaccaccattctgctctctatgagtttggctttttaaattttttctttcagatttcacatgtaagaGAGATTATACAATAGCTGTCTTCCTCTGTCTAACATCTCACTTAGATAATACCCTCAGgttccatctgtgttgtcacaaatagcaggatttccttctttttttatggctgaatattattccattgtatatacactattatatgtatgtgtgtgtatgtacgtatatgtgtgtgtcacacacacacatatacgtaCATACACCATCCATTCATACATcaatggacacataggttgtttccatgtcttggctattatgaaaaatgctgcagtgaacatgggagtacagatacCTCTTCAcgttagtgatttcatttccttctgatatatacccagaagtggagttgcagGATCAAATGgtagtttaattttttgaggaaatttcatactgtttccatagtggTCATACCAGTTtatatccccaccaacagtgcatgagggttctcTTTCCTGTACATctatgccaacatttgttatctcttggaTGATAGCTGTTATAATAGGTGTGAAgtaacatctcattgtggttttgatttgcatttccctaatgattagtgatgttgaacatcttttcacgtatctgttggtcatttgtatgtcttttttgaaagaatgtctattcaggccctctccccatttaaaaatcagattacttgttttttttgtttttttgtttttggctattgagttgtatgaattccttatatattttgaatattaactctTTATCTGATGcatggttttcaaatattgtctCCTATCCCACAGGTTGCCTCTACATTCTATTGATTGTTTCtgttgctgtgcagaagctttttagtttgatgtagtcctacttgtttatttttacttttattgcttgtgcttttagtgtcatgTACAGAAAAGTCATCACTAAGACCAACACCAAGAAGCtttctccctgttttcttctaggaagtcTACAATTTCAGGTCTTAAAgtcttttaattcatttcaagttaatttttgtgagtgatttaatatggagttttaatttcattcttttgaatgtgaATATCCAGTCTTCCCAACACATTTGAATGTGAATATTCAGTCTtcccaatacatttattgaaattactttcttttccccattgagtattcttggctcccttgtcaaatgtTAGTTAACTATAAatgggttcatttctgggctctctagtctatgtgtctgtttttataccagtattatactattttgattactatagctttgtagtgtagtttgaaactagaaagtgtgatgcctccagctttattctcctttctcaggattgctttggctatgtgaGGTATCccgtggttccacatgaattttaggattgtttttacTATTTCTGTGAAAACTGACATTAGAATTTTGacaaggattgcattgaatctatagatggctttgggtagtatagaCATTGTAgcaattttaattcttctgatCTGTGAACATGGGTTATCttaacatttatttgtgtcttcttcaatttctttaatcaatttcttatagttttaatttacatatctAGCAAGGTGAACTCCTTGCTAgaatatttcctaaatattttattgttttaatattattataaatgggattgttttctttatttccttttcagatatttcattgttaggatatagaaatacaactgatttttgtatgttgacttTGTATACATTCAACTTAACTGAATTTGtgtattctaacagttttttgatggcgtctttagggttttctatattcAAGATAATTTCATCTGTAAACAGcggcaattttacttcttcctttctaatttggatgctttttatttctttttctttcctaattgttcTGGCCAAGattttcagtactatgttgaataagagtggtgaaaGTGGttcacccttgtcttgttcctgattttagaggaaagacttttatctctttattgttgagtatgatgttagttgtggatTTATCAGACATAGCCAttattatgttcaggtatgttccttctattttTGAGAGATTTTATGATAAAAggatttgaattttttcaaacaccTTTCTGCACCTATTGagaagatcatgtgatttttatcctttattcttctaatgtggtatatcatgttTATTGATTTATATATGTCAAACCATCCTTGTATTctaggaataaatcccatttgatcatgatatattggcctgtagttttcttttctgtagtgtCCTTAGTTTGGCTTTGATATCAAGGTAACActgacttcataaaatgagttttgcAATGTCCcccttcttaaatattttggaagCATTGGAGAAGAATTGATGTTAGATACAGCACTAAAGGCATAATCCATGAAAGAAGAAGctgtacttcattaaaattaagtgtctgctctgcaaaagacactgtcaaaagaaatgaaaagacaaacaacacactgggagaaaatattcgcaAAAGACATCTGAGAGAGGAttgttattcaaaatatacaaagaactcttaaaactcatcagtaagaaaacaacccaattaaaaaattggccaAAGACCTTAGCAAacacctcatcaaagaagatttgcagatggcaaataagcatgtgaaaagatgctctgtaTCATGtttcatcagataaatgcaaattaaaacaatgagctaCCACTACAGACCTATTAGACTGGGCCAAAATGCAGAATACTGACTATACctgatgctggcaaggatgtggagccaTAGGAATTCCTACTCATTTCTGgcgggaatgcaaaatggtagacagtttggcagtttcttagaaaaaCTAAACATTCTTACTCTAAGATCCAACATTCATACTCACTGacatttacccaaaggagctgaacatGTATGTCCCCACAAAAACTGGAATATGGATGTTTATAACAGTTTTACTCATAATcaccaaaatttggaagcaaccaagatgtccttcagtaggtcaCTAGATAAATAAGCTGTGCTACATCTAGACAATGGAATTAAAGGTATGGAAGAACAGTAAATGCATCTTATAAAGTGatagaagccaatctgaaaaggcaacATATTATCTGATTCCAGCTAAAAAGATCAGTGGTGCCAAAGGTTAGAGGAGAGGGATGAGTAGGTGAGCATAGAGGCTTCTGAAGGCATGGAACTGCTCTGTACAATACCATAATGGTGCATACATTTGTCCAGagccatagaatgtacaacacactAACACACTAACTCGAGGATTGTGGTTTTCTTAGTgccagggaaaggcaggcagatgTCTGGATACGTCTGCACATGCTCTGGCTCTAGCGTGCCTCAGGGGGAGTGTGATATTGAAGCAAGAAATGGGCGAAGCAGGAGAAGAGCGAGTAAGATTCCCCAAGACCCGTGCCTGACTCTGGGGGCTATGAGCATTCCAGCCCATATGACCATGTGGGCAGTTTTCAAATTGCAGAGCGTGTCAAGGCTTTACTTGAAATATGCTCCCCTGGACCCCATGCTGGTATCCCATATGTCAATTAAGATTTTCCTGGCTTCATCAAGTGTTCATTCTTTACCAGggttaccattaaaaaaaaacaaaatacagaaactaAAAATACCCTGATGGAAATCATCAACTATAAGATGTGGACCTTAATAAATTCTGCTGTGAAACAGCAGACCACCTTCTCAGCAGAAGggcattttgttttctacttgtaaTCCCTTGTATCAGCCAAGATTGCATGAatgcttgtctttttaaaaataaaatatcgtGTTTGGGCTTTCTTTCTTATTCAGTTCAGTGTGGGTATTTTTTGAACCTCTATTAGTTGAAAATGCcacttacaaaataaatacacaggagCAAGGAAGAAAAAGTTAGAATCAGTGACACATTCCACATGCTTTTCTGAGTGCCAGCTCTGTGTAACACACATGTCTTGGCAATGTAGGGCTTTGCAAGGTGTGACTCAGAGTGCAGCTGAGCTGGGGCAAAGATGGGGTAAGGGAGAAATATCAGCTTATGCCAAGGCGCAGCTCGTCAGGGAACTGGAAGT is a window from the Manis javanica isolate MJ-LG chromosome 5, MJ_LKY, whole genome shotgun sequence genome containing:
- the PROKR2 gene encoding prokineticin receptor 2 isoform X2; amino-acid sequence: MGFYQAGWTWRSWCRERPPPAAGPLGWAEDGKLARECARGQRSPRVGGWQASARAPGRARQRHPPEDPGLQVDSPQRCEQGPRLSDLMRAEGLDPLLRVLRPLRLPHSTPPPSFPMATQNGNSSFAPNFTPHQDHASSLPFNFSYSDYDLPLDEDEDMTKTRTFFAAKIVIGVALAGIMLVCGIGNFVFIAALARYKKLRNLTNLLIANLAISDFLVAIICCPFEMDYYVVRQLSWEHGHVLCASVNYLRTVSLYVSTNALLAIALDRYLAIVHPLKPRMNYQTASFLIALVWMVSILIAIPSAYFTTETVLFIVKSQEKIFCGQIWPVDQQLYYKSYFLFIFGIEFVGPVVTMTLCYARISRELWFKAVPGFQTEQIRKRLRCRRKTVLVLMCILTAYVLCWAPFYGFTIVRDFFPTVFIKEKHYLTAFYVVECIAMSNSMINTVCFVTVKNNTMKYFKKMILLHWRPSHHGSKSSADLDLKTSGMPATEEVDCIRLK
- the PROKR2 gene encoding prokineticin receptor 2 isoform X1, whose translation is MHILLGCLERVQSFLFLGLMTACGSISLSPISRCQISSPLAPWVVLSVGRHWVWLAYTWRALGEYYQVFCILSVGCVSFQDPGLQVDSPQRCEQGPRLSDLMRAEGLDPLLRVLRPLRLPHSTPPPSFPMATQNGNSSFAPNFTPHQDHASSLPFNFSYSDYDLPLDEDEDMTKTRTFFAAKIVIGVALAGIMLVCGIGNFVFIAALARYKKLRNLTNLLIANLAISDFLVAIICCPFEMDYYVVRQLSWEHGHVLCASVNYLRTVSLYVSTNALLAIALDRYLAIVHPLKPRMNYQTASFLIALVWMVSILIAIPSAYFTTETVLFIVKSQEKIFCGQIWPVDQQLYYKSYFLFIFGIEFVGPVVTMTLCYARISRELWFKAVPGFQTEQIRKRLRCRRKTVLVLMCILTAYVLCWAPFYGFTIVRDFFPTVFIKEKHYLTAFYVVECIAMSNSMINTVCFVTVKNNTMKYFKKMILLHWRPSHHGSKSSADLDLKTSGMPATEEVDCIRLK